A single window of Lutzomyia longipalpis isolate SR_M1_2022 chromosome 1, ASM2433408v1 DNA harbors:
- the LOC129796837 gene encoding uncharacterized protein LOC129796837, giving the protein MRKLKDMLNNWKWWFVVIYLVIGIVNCSGENYTESSRKLSRRKRYLMFPEGSSLQVIYDQTIPVVALPLVFTVGVTVAIAYELPSKPLSELAEDFRKKFDVLKNNNSKADNINHITYVSKDKIWKDRYSGINRHDLYYQKDQNIASNIQYQVKRKNDPPHVYYENNKPNPWIENEKLKYYFGNKYQSFGNEDKKFNYIKMLANRYTTPVPQRPAQRKDSSNRSFNRKVPHRKHIIQPVFGKRSIDDVDEDEEELHKIYHISTRQRLYNNIERYLDDKGISGKECILKSLCETRNNKDLPNTFMGAILKSIFRLPHLNIAGEHEVKDYMEAHHSVDDCIQTYSICKSNFWTSEFVK; this is encoded by the exons ATGCGTAAATTAAAAGACATGCTTAACAATTGGAAATGGTGGTTTGTTGTAATTTATCTCGTGATAGGAATAGTTAATTGTAGTGGTGAAAATTATACGGAATCCAGCAGGAAACTATCACGAAGGAAACGCTATTTAATGTTCCCCGAAGGAAGTTCCCTTCAAGTTATCTACGATCAAACAATTCCCGTAGTTGCTCTACCATTGGTCTTTACCGTGGGTGTAACAGTGGCCATAGCGTATGAACTACCCTCGAAGCCTCTTAGTGAATTAGCGGAGGATTTTCGCAAGAAATTCGATGTTCTcaagaataataattcaaaagcaGACAATATAAATCACATAACGTACGTTTCGAAGGATAAAATTTGGAAGGATCGCTACAGTGGAATAAATAGGCATGATTTGTATTACCAAAAAGATCAGAATATTGCCTCAAATATTCAATATCAAGTGAAGAGGAAGAATGATCCACCACATGTTTATTATGAGAACAATAAACCCAATCCATGGATTGAGAATGAAAAACTCAAATACTATTTTGGCAATAAATATCAAAGTTTCGGTAATGAAGATAAGAAgtttaattatataaaaatgctGGCCAACCGGTATACAACTCCGGTTCCTCAGCGTCCGGCACAGAGAAAGGATTCTTCAAAtag GAGTTTCAACCGAAAGGTGCCACACCGGAAGCACATAATACAGCCGGTATTTGGTAAACGAAGTATCGATGACGTAGATGAGGATGAGGAAGAGCtgcataaaatttatcatatATCCACAAGGCAACGTCTCTATAACAATATCGAGAGATACCTTGATGA CAAAGGAATATCGGGCAAGGAGTGCATACTGAAGTCACTGTGCGAGACAAGGAATAATAAGGATTTACCAAATACTTTTATGGGTGCCATTTTGAAGAGCATTTTCcg attaCCCCATTTAAATATTGCCGGTGAGCATGAAGTAAAAGACTACATGGAAGCACATCA
- the LOC129786972 gene encoding uncharacterized protein LOC129786972, protein MHKISHKNTLLLILPLLTLLTLCNCSSINETSIEVSKSERILSRTKRYLVFPEGSSFSAATCMTIGIIGNPSDQFISWALNWGVAYELPTNQSYFVGLSPVLARRFRRDLYGKLELAMNDMGYNGKDCILKALCQSHQYFKQRGSNMVEEMLRTIFSLPKQKVFSFEHRDLIDYDMAHRRGRKKVNCDEIYPHCGFSLIDLALGRYRKPFQDQTII, encoded by the exons atgcataaaatatctCATAAAAACACGCTCTTGTTAATTCTTCCCCTATTGACATTGCTCACCTTGTGCAATTGCTCGTCAATTAACGAGACCTCAATTGAAGTGAGTAAATCCGAGAGAATCTTATCGAGAACAAAACGTTATTTGGTTTTCCCGGAAGGATCGAGTTTCTCT gCTGCAACATGCATGACCATTGGAATAATCGGAAACCCAAGTGATCAATTCATTAGTTGGGCTCTCAATTGGGGTGTTGCCTATGAATTACCAACTAATCAATCCTACTTTGTTGGTCTCAGTCCAGTTCTTGCACGGAGATTTCGACGTGATTTATATGGGAAACTTGAATTGGCAATGAATGA cATGGGATACAATGGAAAAGATTGCATTTTAAAGGCACTATGCCAGAGTCATCAGTACTTCAAGCAACGAGGGTCAAACATGGTGGAAGAAATGCTTCGAACTATATTTAGTTTGCCAAAGCAGAAAGTTTTCTCATTTGAGCATCGTGACTTAATTGATTACGATATGGCACACCGTAGGGGACGAAAGAAGGTAAATTGTGATGAAATTTACCCCCATTGCGGATTCTCTCTCATTGATCTTGCCTTAGGAAGGTACAGAAAACCATTCCAAGATCAAACTATTATATGA
- the LOC129796843 gene encoding uncharacterized protein LOC129796843: protein MRWNLWVLVLVFGGIVESLQNESHRILSRKKRWLTFPEGSSLQVVHFTAIPVYGLPVVFLIGVTGAIGYELPYYPLSDIAEELGERIKNGTLGLRHDKDVTKVKYVDKPYTGATNHKYYYTPAKQKYPYGWNNNQHLSFYNMSVLSDFANQPAVKDLKNFWTTLKGRFNEFAKNNFQQYPKYHPKYSSRIPLSTRRNDAFLLRRNNLLRGHRKHFNLLPVLAKRSTENHHFINATSFNERFKMHPIETRHELYSRIEMFLEKKGLNGRECILRSLCQSKKSSELPNTFISEIMKVVFSLPKHDNLDKNSYDPEYYEAHHGENEDCSRTYEKCQHNLWENPLII from the exons ATGAGGTGGAATTTGTGGGTTTTAGTGCTGGTTTTCGGCGGAATTGTGGAATCATTGCAAAATGAGTCACATCGAATTTTATCGCGAAAGAAACGTTGGCTCACCTTTCCTGAGGGCTCATCCCTGCAAGTGGTTCATTTTACAGCTATACCCGTATATGGGTTACCTGTGGTTTTCCTCATAGGTGTTACAGGTGCAATTGGTTATGAATTACCGTACTACCCACTCTCGGATATTGCCGAAGAGCTTGGTGAACGTATCAAGAATGGAACATTGGGCCTACGACACGACAAGGATGTCACAAAAGTGAAATATGTCGATAAACCCTATACTGGAGCCACAAATCACAAGTACTACTACACACCAGCAAAGCAGAAGTACCCCTATGGGTGGAATAACAATCAGCATTTATCCTTCTACAACATGAGCGTACTGAGTGATTTCGCTAATCAACCTGCTGTGAAGGATTTAAAGAACTTCTGGACTACTCTCAAAGGGCG aTTTAATGAATTcgccaaaaataattttcaacaatacCCAAAGTATCATCCAAAGTACAGCAGTAGAATACCATTGTCAACCAGAAGAAATGATGCATTTCTTTTGAGGAGAAACAATCTACTAAGAGGGCATAGAAAGCATTTCAATCTCCTGCCAGTTCTAGCAAAGCGCAGTACGGAGAACCATCATTTTATCAATGCAACATCATTCAATGAGCGCTTTAAAATGCATCCAATTGAAACACGACATGAACTCTATTCTCGAATTGAAATGTTCttggaaaa GAAAGGTTTAAATGGGCGTGAGTGCATCTTGAGGAGTCTGTGTCAGTCAAAGAAATCTTCAGAATTGCCAAATACATTTATCTCAGAAATCATGAAGGTTGTTTTTAG TTTACCAAAGCATGATAATTTGGACAAAAATTCTTACGATCCGGAGTATTATGAAGCTCATCATGGTGAAAATGAGGATTGCTCTCGCACTTACGAAAAATGTCAACacaatttgtgggaaaatccgttaataatttaa
- the LOC129786973 gene encoding uncharacterized protein LOC129786973, with protein sequence MKIYLILILLSIVSSVLGEIHDNSSLTNGTISVKKRYRRYLGFLKSGKVFFRVNMKDNVIKLNQLWAHGWGFRQNYDINWPFPSSYKVRRRDVHDTVETFMEGLGFNGRACLRRSVCEARDIDMEESGIFRKLFKKVFSAPSPWTVDLREHSYMIPTSCEEMRQSCPINFLDLSPYTDL encoded by the exons atgaaaatttatctcaTCTTAATTCTCCTTTCCATCGTAAGCAGTGTTTTAGGAGAAATTCATGATAATTCTAGCTTAACAAATGGAACCATTTCTGTGAAGAAGAGATATCGACGGTATTTGGGATTCCTTAaaagtggaaaagttttt TTTCGTGTTAACATGAAAGACAatgtcataaaattaaatcaacttTGGGCACACGGATGGGGATTTCGGCAGAACTACGACATCAACTGGCCATTCCCTTCAAGTTACAAAGTTCGTCGACGCGACGTTCATGATACTGTTGAAACTTTTATGGAAGG ACTGGGATTCAATGGTCGTGCCTGCCTAAGAAGGTCTGTTTGCGAAGCTAGAGACATTGATATGGAAGAAAGTGGAATTTTTCGGAAATTATTCAAGAAAGTCTTCAG TGCCCCATCACCGTGGACTGTTGATTTAAGAGAACATTCCTACATGATTCCAACATCTTGCGAGGAAATGCGTCAGTCGTGTCCTATAAATTTCTTAGATTTGTCCCCATATACTGATTTGTGA